The following are encoded in a window of Stigmatopora nigra isolate UIUO_SnigA chromosome 23, RoL_Snig_1.1, whole genome shotgun sequence genomic DNA:
- the ccdc146 gene encoding coiled-coil domain-containing protein 146, protein METEFVKDEDTNTVSNLEATTFQRLDEMLSSGKISQAKVDRLKAVYRRLNDKVKCTQNSEAALYEEAKRLRADLNKLQSDSDKMENPGSSDEAASESGELRRQLLRAFQQLRAAEDKDYMTQHQLKWLREEKRFLTKENYIPQEVDIPQEVENATVTLQDKCEKLQKEVAHKHMEIRCLQEDMESYQTQARIEAKELEEAMKILRLKEAEKAQLSAAPEQILKEIGEKRSKKEAALKTLAAVEAQFSDVKKQVKEVEEQNDLLRVQKVEMAKELEALQNQVETGQSECSDLHKELEVIKEEEAELTGQRGLLEMKMQSIMCKRKLLCENYAAQLKEKKREMQAFKRMERSLSTAEEKLQHLQSNYTNLQAQINALPKRDAATAHKTALQKEVDALKASVEKQLSRTPKASQIQQQSEIIQELSRESDTLREELHHLQCLTYIKADERGRKHREMLRAEQMKRHVEQELREKELVAVHHSKLNAALQRRVLQYGQLCDGIAEEKNKYIKLKQTASQAIAEAMEHVKVLENQLEIQKCIVTKKDKLLNQVQKKVSNCSKVRERLCDTLNKVAGQIRQANQEQEDNQVELKRLEQSFSFQEQALIDVSKKQEMAVQRRNFLGIQLLEREEVLFHYQEKVNSQEAAIIQKDTELRNMAKETRDLKVLITEEKRRIHCKKKEVMVQKKLEEELLTRRLEMLEARDQSLDHLTKTANYKELKGSDLSTSELVTKIKKMEADLAERERRVLEKQLLVDQVTRLAKNLREQNQVCKEDKLSLAQKLNELRIQIIDTSRRLMATSAELSMKQAAVLCLQQEVKERELQMDRCQRRLEQGLPPCPEMEEEWRRMLRDKRRRQRDKEEREQPADEDEWTLLPNGRYTTAETRPDTYVPHEDHLPLPKPYGAQPPFKPSQPGANMRHIRKPLNSREKP, encoded by the exons ATGCTGTCATCAGGCAAAATCAGTCAGGCCAAAGTGGACAGGTTGAAAGCAGTCTACAGGCGACTCAATGACAAAGTCAAATG TACCCAGAATTCAGAGGCGGCACTTTACGAAGAAGCCAAACGACTCCGAGCTGATTTGAATAAGCTGCAATCAGACTCTGATAAAATGGAAAATCCGGGCTCTTCCGACGAGGCCGCCAGCGAGTCGGGCGAGCTGAGGCGTCAACTCTTACGGGCGTTCCAGCAGCTGAGGGCAGCCGAGGACAAAGACTACATGACACAACATCAACTGAAATG GCTCAGAGAAGAGAAGCGCTTTCTAACAAAGGAGAACTACATTCCGCAAGAAGTCGAT ATCCCACAGGAAGTAGAGAACGCCACAGTCACCCTACAAGATAAATGTGAGAAACTGCAAAAAGAAGTAGCCCACAAACATATGGAAATCAG ATGTCTCCAGGAAGACATGGAATCTTATCAAACGCAGGCCAGGATAGAAGCGAAAGAGCTGGAAGAAGCAATGAAAATCCTACGACTCAAAGAG GCGGAAAAAGCCCAGCTCTCGGCCGCACCTGAACAGATTTTAAAAGAGATTGGAGAGAAACGCTCCAAGAAGGA AGCTGCATTAAAGACCCTGGCAGCAGTGGAGGCCCAGTTTTCAGATGTGAAGAAGCAagtgaaggaggtagaagagcAGAACGACCTTCTCAGGGTACAGAAGGTGGAGATGGCCAAGGAACTGGAGGCTCTCCAGAACCAAGTGGAGACCGGCCAGAGTGAGTGCAGTGATCTTCACAAAGAGCTTGAGGTCATCAAGGAAGAAGAAGCAGAACTCACAGGCCAGAG AGGCCTTCTAGAAATGAAGATGCAAAGCATCATGTGTAAGCGAAAACTACTATGTGAGAATTATGCTGCAcagctgaaagagaaaaaaag GGAGATGCAGGCCTTCAAGAGGATGGAGCGTTCACTTTCCACGGCCGAGGAAAAGCTCCAACACTTGCAATCCAACTACACAAACTTGCAAGCACAG ATAAACGCTCTCCCGAAAAGAGATGCCGCTACTGCACACAAGACGGCCCTTCAGAAGGAAGTGGACGCTCTCAAAGCCAGCGTTGAAAAACAG TTATCCCGGACCCCAAAGGCAAGCCAGATTCAGCAGCAGTCTGAGATCATTCAGGAGTTGTCGAGGGAATCGGATACCCTGAGAGAAGAACTACATCACCTTCAATGTCTGACGTACATCAAGGCGGACGAAAGAGGCCGCAAGCACCGCGAGATGCTCCGAGCCGAG CAAATGAAGCGGCACGTCGAACAGGAGCTGCGAGAGAAGGAGCTGGTCGCCGTGCACCACAGCAAATTGAACGCCGCGTTGCAGCGCAG AGTGCTACAGTATGGGCAGCTTTGTGATGGGATCGCAGAGGAGAAAAATAAGTACATCAAGCTGAAACAGACGGCATCGCAGGCCATCGCCGAGGCGATGGAGCATGTCAAGGTTCTGGAAAACCAGCTGGAGATTCAAAAGTGTATTGTCACCAAGAAGGACAA attgcTCAACCAAGTTCAAAAGAAGGTCTCCAATTGTAGCAAAGTTAGAGAAAGACTTTGCGACACTTTGAACAAg GTTGCCGGGCAAATCCGTCAAGCCAATCAGGAGCAAGAAGACAACCAAGTGGAGTTAAAGAGGCTGGAGCAAAGCTTCAGTTTCCAAGAGCAGGCGCTTATCGACGTCAGCAAAAAGCAGGAAATGGCGGTTCAGCGGCGTAATTTTCT TGGAATTCAGCTGCTAGAACGCGAGGAAGTATTGTTCCACTACCAGGAGAAGGTCAACTCGCAGGAGGCGGCCATCATCCAGAAGGACACGGAACTGCGGAACATGGCCAAGGAAACCAGAGATCTCAAAGTGCTCATCACCGAGGAGAAGAGACGGATCCATTGCaagaaaaaggaagtcatgGTCCAGAAGAAACTGGAAGAGGAACTTCTCACAAGAAGATTGGAG ATGTTGGAAGCCAGAGACCAATCACTGGATCATTTGACAAAAACAGCCAATTACAAAGAACTGAAAGGCTCCGATCTTTCCACCTCTGAACTGGTCACAAAGATCAAAAAG ATGGAGGCGGACCTTGCCGAAAGGGAGCGACGGGTTCTGGAAAAACAGCTCCTGGTGGACCAGGTGACGCGTCTTGCAAAGAATCTCCGAGAACAGAATCAAGTCTGCAAAGAGGACAAACTATCATTGGCCCAGAAG TTGAATGAGCTGAGGATCCAGATCATCGACACCAGTCGCCGACTGATGGCTACGTCGGCGGAACTGTCAATGAAGCAAGCGGCCGTTTTGTGTCTTCAGCAAGAAGTCAAAGAAAGAGAGCTGCAG ATGGACAGATGCCAGAGGCGTTTGGAACAAGGCCTGCCGCCTTGTCCCGAGATGGAAGAGGAATGGAGACGGATGCTTCGAGACAAGAGGAGGAGACAGCGAGACAAAGAGGAGCGAGAGCAG CCGGCTGACGAGGACGAGTGGACGCTCCTACCGAACGGACGGTACACCACGGCAGAGACCCGACCCGATACCTACGTCCCCCACGAGGACCACCTGCCTCTGCCTAAACCTTACGGTGCGCAGCCCCCCTTTAAACCCAGCCAACCAGGTGCTAACATGAGACACATACGCAAACCTTTGAACAGTAGAGAAAAaccatga